The Ostrea edulis chromosome 1, xbOstEdul1.1, whole genome shotgun sequence genomic sequence GTTTAAACCAGTATTTCTGTGAAATCCTTCCCATACAAAATTGCTTAGCTAATGAAAAAGATGATGATAATGAACAGTATAAAATCTAATAAATCCAACAAACTATACAAATTGAAAaaggacaaacatggaccccggGAAAACCACAGATGGGAtctgtgcctaggaggagagaGCGTTCCCTGTTGAATCGTAAGTACCTAATGTGCACCCTtgtcttgattaggtaaataaAGAAATCCACcatcaaaatcagtatgaaaagAATTTcctaacaatttgtatgaaatacaTTGGATAACCAATCTTTGCCTATCACTTTCTTTGTAAAAATCAAGAGGCAAACACAATTTGATATTTGTGATTAGATGTGAATGACACTTTCAAATCCAACACATTCTCTATATAAACACTTTCATTAATCTGTGCATGTGATTGTTACATTACATTACTTTAGCAATAGTGATGTAATGAACTATTTCAAAAGATTCATCCCCACCTATCGTCATAAGCTGCTATAAGGCGATTGTTGATTCTCCTTGATGGAGTGAAGACCAAATGTCCTTCTTCTTGCATTTGAACAAGTAGGCGTTGCTCTAGAATGGGGTTCTCTGGACGAGGGTTGTATTTCCTCCACTCTGGGACAAAAGCTGTGATCTTAGTGTGGCCTCTCTGGAGGAAGTAGTTAATTACTATCTTAATACCCCGGCAAGAATATATTTTACCACATCCATGACTGAAAGATATTACAACAATATATGTTACAGTATTAGATTACTCTATTCTAAATAGTCTTTTCAACAAGCAAGAAAGTTTTACCAATCTCCAAGACAATGTCAACACATTGTCACAATTACTTAAAAAATGCAACCATGACAGAATCTTAAAGATGTTCTTACCACATTGCCACATTGCTGCCATCAATCACAACATAACGCAGATTCTTCTGCTGGTTAAAAGGGGGTGCACCAGCTCCTAGTATAGGTGCTGTGACAGAAGGTGGTGGGTTGGGATTTGCTGTATAAAGCCCATTTGGCCCCGTCATACCATCATTTTGTCTCAAGGGTGGGGGAGGTACATCAAAGCGAAATAAAGGCAAATTATTTGCTGCTCTTCCTATGTGCTGAAAATCACCTGGATTCGGAAGACCACCCAGTTTGGATGGTTgattaaatctagaaaattgcTGATGTGGTTTTTGTACCACTCTCCAAGGCTCATCCCCACCTTTGTCTGAGTCTGTATACTGAAAATCAGCAGAATATGAGGCAACTCTATCACTGGGTGGTTGATCAAATCTTGAAGATCTATCAGTATGTCCATGCTTTGGCTGACTTTGTACCTGAGATCTTGGTTGATTTGAGTTATTTTCTGTCAGAGGGTCAGTAACTGGGAATGTTTCATCTACAATCATACAATCATCACTGTCTGATGCCTGATCCGGTTTGTCATTCCACACAGTCATAACCTGAGTCTCCTCTTCATCATCAGAGCTACAAACAATGGCTGGGTTTTCTTTTGATCCTTCACCAATGAACTTCACTGGATCagtatttttcttctttttctttttctttcttttctttttctgtgGTGATTTTGTCTCTGAAGTGTTCCCAGACTCCTGTTCAAAGGCTGACTTCAACACTTTTTGTCTCTCTACATTTCTTCTTTTTAATTCCTCCACTGACAAATCATCTGTTTCTTCATTAAAGTCCTTTACCAGCTTTTTCTTGTATTCTTTAGGGAGACTCCTTCTTCCATTAACTGGTGTAGAAGATAAGGAAGGCACATTAGGTGGGGGTGGGAAGCTATTTTGAGAAACATCCATTGTTGCCTCTTCAGCTAAATCTTTAGTCTCTGATTCTTTCAACTTTTCCTGTACACTATTCAATATGCCTAGAAACTCTGCTGGTGTTGTTTTATCATCACACAACTGTAATCCTTCTTCTACTTCTGTCTCAGAATATCCAACACTCTTTCCAAAGGACCTGAAAT encodes the following:
- the LOC125650927 gene encoding NEDD4-binding protein 1-like isoform X2, translating into MWKQSQEYILAVCHPESKQKLHIKDSNSDLLDEETLEDIEIQTGAHITVHDKIVEIGGSELTVILAMTSLESKGMVVDDTEPDGEMDEKSEMPQKSAAKNKWSSKMDSQLERLLCNTTKRTDSISISDFEKTSPSIKMTILKCMTDMEDVSDNDLFPSSRDGTPSYKLPIYDESDEDKVGSDSVDGKSVKYLIDKFTTAQISPSSSPKASVESKVSGFPEEKYFRSFGKSVGYSETEVEEGLQLCDDKTTPAEFLGILNSVQEKLKESETKDLAEEATMDVSQNSFPPPPNVPSLSSTPVNGRRSLPKEYKKKLVKDFNEETDDLSVEELKRRNVERQKVLKSAFEQESGNTSETKSPQKKKRKKKKKKKNTDPVKFIGEGSKENPAIVCSSDDEEETQVMTVWNDKPDQASDSDDCMIVDETFPVTDPLTENNSNQPRSQVQSQPKHGHTDRSSRFDQPPSDRVASYSADFQYTDSDKGGDEPWRVVQKPHQQFSRFNQPSKLGGLPNPGDFQHIGRAANNLPLFRFDVPPPPLRQNDGMTGPNGLYTANPNPPPSVTAPILGAGAPPFNQQKNLRYVVIDGSNVAMCHGCGKIYSCRGIKIVINYFLQRGHTKITAFVPEWRKYNPRPENPILEQRLLVQMQEEGHLVFTPSRRINNRLIAAYDDRFVLELAEREEGIIVSNDQYRDLMREKYSWRKIIEDRLLLFSFVGDNFMPPFDPLGRNGPTLDQFLCMPENRKRHTVPYYQERNPQINAWNAGKRQCDNFNSRQSGQAYQRPPLQAWVRPQHAPPQRQYDNNQAQQGGRGKGGGRSNNPPKPQKSEPVRSKAKSKEIEEQLKAIFPENGDKISEILQNHRCETDLEKLSNYLMNAVFSS